CGCCCTGGCGCTGGCCCTGGGCGGCACGGCCGTCGCGGGAGGGTGCGCGCCGGCGGTCACCACGCAGCAGGAGCAGCAGCTCGGGGCCAACTACGCGGCCCAGATCAACCGCCAGCTCCCGCTGATCACCGACCGCGCCACCAACGACTACGTCAACCAGCTCGGCCGCAGGATCGCGTCGCAGGCGGACCAGCGCGGGATCCCGTACACGTTTTACGTCGTCAACTCCGACGTTGTCAACGCCTTCGCCATCCCCGGCGGCTACGTCTACGTCAACCGCGGGGTGATCGAGCGCGCCGACAACATGTCGGAGCTGGCCGGCGTGCTGGCCCACGAGATCGGCCACGTGGTGGAGCGGCACGGCCTGCAGCAGATGCAGCGCGCGCAGAACGCCAACACCATGCTGGGGGTGCTCTACGGCGTGCTGCTGCGCCGGCCGCCCTCGACGGTGGAGCGCGCGGGCATCCAGGTGGGCGGCAGCGCCGTGTTCGCCGGCTACGGCCGCGACGCCGAGCGCGAGGCCGACCGGGTGGCCATCACCTACCTGGTGCGCAGCGGGATCAGCCCCAACGGGCTCCCCAGCTTCTTCGAGGAGCTCCTGAGCGAGCGCCGGCGCAACCCCAGCCGGGTGGAGCAGTGGTTCTCCACGCACCCGCTGGAGCAGGAGCGCGTCGCCAACACCCGCGCCGCCATCCAGGCCACGCCGGGCGCGAACAGCTCCCGGCTGACCACCGACACGCGCGAGTTCCAGAGCTTCCGGGCGCGCGTCCGCTCGCTGACTCCCGTGCCGCGGGACCGGCGGTGAGCGCCCGGTTCGGCGGCGGCGTCCGGACCCGGCGCCTCCGCGCCCGGGTCCGGCCCGCGGGGGCCGCGCTCGCCCTGCTTCCGCTGCTGCTGGCGGGGTGCATCAGCGAGAAGCGCGAGCAGGCGCTCGGCGACCAGATCGCCGCGAACGTGAACGCGCGCGTCCCCCTGGTGCGGGACGTCCCGCTGAACCTGTACGTCAACGAGCTGGGCGGGCTGATCGCCCGCCACAGCGCGCGCCCCGACGTCCGCTACCACTTCTACATCGTCGACACCGACGCGGTGAACGCCTTCGCCCTGCCGGGCGGGCACATCTACGTCAACCGCGGGCTGATCGAGCGCACCAGCAACGTCTCCGAGCTCGCCGGGGTGCTGGCGCACGAGATCGGGCACGTGGCGGCCCGGCACGGCGCCAAGAACCTGCAGCGGCAGATGCGCACCAGCTCGATGTCGACGCTGCTGTACCAGACGATCCTGGGGCGCAAGCCGCTGCTGGACCAGCAGGCGCTGCAGCTGGGGAACCAGCTCTGGTTCGCGGCGCACTCGCGGCACGACGAGGCCGAGGCCGACCGGCTGGCGGTGGGGTACCTGATCGACACCGGCGTGGACCCCAACGGGATGCTGACGCTCTTCGACAGCCTGGCGCACGAGGAGCAGGCGGCGCCCGACGGGACGCCGGCCGCCGCGTGGTTCTCCACCCACCCGGCCACCGCGCACCGCATCGAGGTCACCCGCGCGCGCATCGCCGAGCTGCTCCCGGCGCACCCGCGCGAGCAGCTGGCCACCAACAACGCGTCGTACCCGCTCTTCCTGCGGCGGCTGTACGCGCTGCCGCCGCCGGCGCCCGTCTTCAACCTGAACTGAAGCGCCCGGGGCCCCGCCGCACGCGGGGCCCCTTCGCTTCCCGGCGCCCCTTGCGCCCGGCCGCCCCGCGCCGTCTCATTCCCCCGCGAGACGAAGCCGTTCCAGGAGATCGAGACGATGACGACCCTGCCCGTCGCGCTGACCATCGCCGGGTCCGACTCCGGCGGGGGCGCCGGCGTCCAGGCCGACCTCAAGACCTTCCACGCGTTCGGCGTCTTCGGCGCCAGCGCGCTGACGGCGGTCACGGTGCAGAACACGCGCGGCGTCACGGGCGTGCACGCCATCCCCGTCGACACCGTGCGCGCGCAGGTCCGCGCCGTGGCCGAGGACCTGCCGCCGGCCGCCTGCAAGACGGGGATGCTGGCCACCTCCGAGCTGGTGCGCGCCGTGGCGGCGTCGATCCGCGAGCACCGGCTCCCCAACTACGTGCTGGACCCGGTGATGGTGGCCACCAGCGGCGACCGCCTGCTGGACGCCGACGCCGAGCGGACGATCGCCCGGGAGCTGCTCCCGCTGGCGGCGCTGGCGACGCCCAACCTGGACGAGGCGGCGCTCCTGGTGGGCGAGGCGCTGGAGGACGAGGCGGGGATGCGGCGCGCGGCGGCCGCGCTGGTGGAGATGGGCGCCCGGGCCGCGCTGGTGAAGGGCGGCCACCTGCGCGCGCCCGAGCTGGTGGACGTGCTCTTCGACGGGCGCGAGTGGCGCGAGTGGCGCCGCCCGAAGCTCGACACGCGCAGCACGCACGGCACGGGGTGCACCCTCTCCGCCGCCGTGGCCGCGGGCCTCGCGCACGGCCGGCCGCTCCGCCGCGCGGTGGAAGACGCGCTGGAGTACGTGCAGCGGGCGCTCGCGGCCGCCCCCGGCCTCGGCTCCGGCCACGGCCCGCTGAACCACATGGTCCCCGCGCCGCCGCCGGGGCCATAGCCGCTACGGGCGCGAGGTCCTTCGAGCCCGAAGCCCCTCCTCGATCGGCGAGGAGGGGCTTCGGCGTTCCGTGGGCACCGTCGGGCTCATACCAGATTGCCGAGCATTGTTCTGGTTCCGAACGGATTGGGAATCACACAGAGGACACAGAGAACACGGAGGAACTGAAGACTCGATTGAAGTTTCTCTGTGTCCTCTGTGTGAGACTTTATCGGAAAGCTGTACCCGAACGATTCTCTGCAAAGTGGTATCAGCTCTCCGGCGTGCCGGAGCCGCCGGGGAGGGCAGCGGGGGCGGAGCCGCCCACCTCCAGCTTGCGGCGGAAGTCGGACTCCTCCAGCAGGAGCTGCACCGAGCGGTCGATGCTGTTCAGGTGCTCCTCCATCAGCGCCATGCGCCGCTCCAGCATCACCACCGCGTCGTCGTTGCCCCTCAGCTCCCGGTACCGCGCCCACGACTCCATCACCGGCTTGAGCGCGATGCGCGCGGTGATGCCGACGATCGGCACCAGGATGGTCAGGCCGCCGAAGATGACGCCCAGGATGGGGATGAGCAGTTCGAAGCCGTCCATGAGAGCTATCGCGGGCGCAGGTGGTGGGCTAATCGAGTAAACGGCAGGCGCTTACGGCCGCCGCGGGGGATTGGTTTCAGCAGCGCCGCCGCGCGATCCGCCGGGCGGCCCGACGGGTCCGGAGGGCTTAGGCGGCCGCCTCCGAGGCGAGGTTGACCGGGGCGACGCGGGGAAGCACCCCGCGCACCAGCGCCACCAGCCGGTCGCGCACCCGGGCGCCGACCTCGATCACCTCGTCGTGCGTGAGGGGGTGGCCCGCCAGCCCTGCGGCCAGGTTGGTGATGCAGGAGATCCCCAGGCAGCGGACCCCCAGCGCCCGCGCCACCAGCACCTCGGGCACGGTCGACATCCCCACCGCGTCGGCGCCGAGGCGGGCCAGCATGCGGATCTCGGCGGGGGTCTCGTAGCTGGGGCCCAGCACCGCCGCGTAGACGCCCTGCGTGACCGGGATCCCCAGCCCGAGCGCCACCTCCTCGGCCACGCGGCGCAGCTCCCGGTCGTACGGGTCCGACATGTCGGGGAAGCGCTGCTCGCCGGGGACCACGCGGCCGATCAGCGGGTTGCGCCACATCAGGTTGAGGTGGTCGGCGATCAGCATCAGGTCGCCGGGCTCCATCCCGGGGCGCAGCCCGCCGGCGGCGTTGGTGAGCACCATCACCTCGGCCCCGAGCGCCGCCAGCGCGCGCACGGGGAGCGCCACGTCCTCGGGCCGCCACCCCTCGTACAGGTGGAAGCGGCCCTGCATGGCGGCCACCTCCACCCCCTCCAGCCGCCCGGCCACCAGCGCGCCCGCGTGCCCCGCCAGCTCCTGCGTGCGCCGCGGGAAGCCGGGGATCTCGCCGAACGGGATGCGCACCGCGTCCTCGATCTCCTCCGCCAGCCCGCCGAGTCCCGACCCCAGCACCAGCACCGCGCCCGGCGCCCGCGTGATCCGCTCGCGCAGGAAGTGCAGCGTCTCCGTGATCCCCGTCATCTCTCCTCCCCTGGAAGCGCCGGAGATATAGGCGCCTCCCCCGGACGGCGCAACGTGACGGGAAGGTCGGACCCAGGACGACGGGTGGAGCGCCGCCGGTACGGATCTGGCCGGAGCGCCCGGGCATGACGAAATCCGACCGACAGGACCACACGGGCGAGCGGCGGGACGGCGGGAGCCGCGCGCTCGCGCTGGGCGCCGTGGCGGTGGGCGCGGCGGCGGGGTTCGCGCTGCTGAACGCCGCCGTCGTCCGCCGCCACACCGCGGCCGCCGACGAGGAGGTGCGCAGGCGCACGGCGAGCCCCCGCGGCCACCCGGCCCGCCGCGTGGCCCGAGCCATGGCGCCCGCCGGCAAGTGGTGGACGTACGTCCCGGCGGCGCTCGCGGCGTCCACCTGCGTGCTCGCCGGCCCCGGGCCGCGCGGGGAGGACGCGGCGCGGTCGCGCAGGGCCGGCGCGGGCGCCGTGATGCTGGCGGGCGCCGTGGCCACCGCGCTCAACCCGGCGTTCGACCGCTGGCTCCCCCAGCCGCCGACGCCGCCCGGGCACCGGAAGCGCAACAAGCCGGTCTTCCCGAGCGGCCACGCCTTCGGCCCCGGCGCCGTGTCCCTGGCCGCCGCGTACGTCCTGGCGCGCGAGGAGATCGCCCGCCCCGCCGCCACCGTCCCTGTGGCGCTGGCGCTGCCGCTCGCGCTGGCCGGTGGCCGCGTGCTGGAGGAGAAGCACTGGGCGTCCGACGTGCTCGGCGGACTCCTGGGCGGCCTCGCCGTCGCCGCCGCGTGCCTCGCCGCGTACGAGGCCGTGCGCGGGCGATGACGGCGGGCGGCGCCGCCACGAACCCGTCCACTCGAGGAGCCTCTCCCGGCCTGACGGGTCTGCTCCCGAGGCCACCCTCTCCGCGCCACCGTACGCAGGCACCTGCCCACGCGCTGGCGCACCTTTTCCGGTCGCGAATGTATCTTGCCCGGACGAGCGGACCAGCCTAGATTCGGAATAAACTGGACGGACCGCACCCAGCCAACGGGCTTCCATGTCGCGGAAGATCACGGCCGACGAGGTCGCCGACTACTTCATCGCCCTGGCGCACCAGCGGAGCGCTTCGGTGAACAACCTGAAGCTCCAGAAGCTGCTGTACTACGCGCAGGCGTGGCACCTGGCGCTGTACAACCGGCCGCTGTTCCCGGAGAAGTTCCAGGCGTGGATCTCCGGACCGGTGATCCCGTCCGTATACTGGCGCTTCAAGGAGTTCGGAATCTGCGACATCCCCCCGTCTCCGGCCGTCCCGGCACTTCCGCCCGATGCCGCGGCGTTCCTGAACGAAGTAGCGGGCGAATACCTTCTCCTGGACGAGTGGGAGCTCGACGGAATGACGCGCCGCGAGCTTCCCTGGCTGGAGGCCCGCGGGGGGATCGATCCCGCGGACCCTTGCAGCACCGAGCTTTCGGAAGAGGACATGCGGGCATACTTCCGGCGCCTCGCCGACGCCGCCTGAGTCGTGAAGCGAGATCTCCGCTCCCCAGGGATCCGGCGCGCAGATCGGCTGCTGCTTTTCTCGTTCAGGTTCCTCGATACGTCGCATCCGGCGTTCGACGTCGGCGGGCAGAGCGGGCGCTATTTCCAGCTCCTCCTGGCGCGTCTGAGGGAGTTGTCGATGCTCAGCGTGTCCGAGTTTCGCGCCAGCCGCTCGGGAACCCTGCGGGTCCATCCGATCAACTTCGCGGACGAGCGCGTATCGGTCGACGGGTTCGGCATCCGCGGCGACATCGACGCGGACGAGCTGGCGTGGCAGTTCGCCCTCTCGGCGAACGAGCACGGGCGGGTGCACGGGTTCCTGGTCGACGACACCTTCTTCGTGCGCTGGCTGGACCCGGAGCACAACCTCTACGCCTGAGCCCCGGGCGAGGGACCGGCGAGCCTGCCGGGAGCGGCGCCCATCGCGGCGCCGCTTCGCGTTTCATGCGCCTGCCGGGACGGCACGCGGCGAAACCCGCCACAATGGCCCGGAACCGCGGCGCGAAGCTGCGGATATGGCAGGAAAACGGGAGAAACAGGTGGCATCGGCGTTGCACCCCCCGGCAGGCAGCAACCCTGTGCGCCGGGGGCCGAGGGCAGGCCCCGGGGCGCCATCATCCCACGTCTACCAACGAACGCGAAAGGACCTAGCGTATGGCGAAGGTCATCGGGATCGACCTGGGCACCACCAACTCCGTCGTCGCGGTGATGGAGGGCGGAGACCCGGTGGTGATCCCCAACGCCGAGGGCGGACGCACCACGCCGTCCGTCGTGGCGTTCACCAAGGACGGCGAGCGCCTGGTGGGCCAGGTGGCCCGCCGCCAGGCCATCACCAACCCCAAGAACACCGTCTTCTCCATCAAGCGCTTCATGGGCCGCAAGGAGGCCGAGGTGAAGAGCGAGGAGAAGATCGTCCCCTACGAGGTGGTCAGCGGCTCCGGCGGGCTGGCGCAGGTGAAGGTGCCCAACGCGGGCGACAAGCTGTTCACCCCGCCCGAGATCTCGGCGATGATCCTGCAGAAGATGAAGCAGACCGCCGAGGACTACCTGGGGCAGCCGGTGACGCAGGCGGTGATCACCGTCCCCGCCTACTTCAACGACGCCCAGCGGCAGGCCACCAAGGACGCCGGCAAGATCGCCGGCCTGGAGGTGCTGCGCATCATCAACGAGCCCACGGCCGCGGCGCTGGCGTACGGCCTGGACAAGAAGAAGGACGAGAAGATCGCGGTCTACGACCTGGGCGGCGGCACCTACGACATCTCCATCCTGGAGCTCGGCGAGGGCGTCTTCGAGGTCAAGGCCACCAACGGCGACACCCACCTGGGCGGCGACGACTTCGACCAGCGCATCATCGAGTGGCTGGTCGACGAGTTCAAGCGCGACCAGGGGATCGACCTCAGCAAGGACCCCATGGCGCTGCAGCGCCTGAAGGAGGCGGCGGAGAAGGCCAAGATGGAGCTGTCGACCACCATGTCGACCGACATCAACCTGCCCTTCATCACCGCCACGCAGGAGGGGCCCAAGCACCTGAACGTGACGCTCACGCGGGCGAAGTTCGAGCAGCTGGTGGACGACCTGGTGCAGCGCACCATCCCGCCGATGGAGAAGGCGCTGGCCGACGCCGGGCTCAAGCCGGGCGACATCGACGAGGTGATCCTGGTGGGCGGAAGCACCCGCATCCCCAAGATCCAGGAGGTGGTGAAGACCTTCTTCGGGAAGGACCCGCACCGGGGCGTCAACCCCGACGAGGTGGTCGCCGTGGGCGCGGCGATCCAGGGCGGCGTGCTGACGGGCGACCTGAAGGACGTGGTGCTGCTGGACGTGACGCCGCTCAGCCTGGGCATCGAGACGCTGGGCGGTGTGTTCACCAAGCTGATCGAGCGCAACACCACCATCCCCGCCGAGCGGAGCGAGGTGTTCTCGACCGCCGAGGACAACCAGACCACGGTGGAGATCCACGTGCTCCAGGGCGAGCGCGAGATGGCGATGTACAACAAGACCATCGGCAAGTTCCAGCTCACCGGCATCCCGCCGGCGCCGCGGGGCATGCCGCAGATCGAGGTGACGTTCGACATCAACGCCGACGGCATCCTGCACGTCTCGGCCAAGGACCGCGCCACCGGCAAGGAGCAGAAGATCCGCATCGAGGCCTCCAGCGGGCTCTCCGAGAGCGAGATCGAGCGGATGGTGAAGGACGCCGAGAGCCACGCCAGCGACGACAAGCAGCGCCGCGAGCAGGTGGAGGCGCGCAACCGGCTGGACTCGCTGGTCTACCAGGTCGACAAGGACAAGAAGGAGTGGGAGGACAAGCTGGACGAGTCCACCCGCACCGGGCTGAACGAGGCGGTCGAGCGGGCGCGCCGGGCGCTCAAGCAGGACGACGTGAACGAGGTCAGGAGCGCGGCCGAGGCGCTCCAGCAGGCCTTCACCGCGGCGGGCGCGCAGATCTACGCCTCGCAGCAGCAGACGGCGGGGGCCGAGGCCGGCGCCGGGGCCGACGCGGGCTTCAGCGGCGGCGCCACGGCGGGCGCCGGGTTCGAGGGCGACGCCACCGCGCGCGCCGGCGGCCAGGGCGCCCCGGAAGACGTGGTCGAGGCCGACTACGAGATCGTCGACGACAACAAGTAGCGCCGCCGGCGCTCGCCTCCGCCGCGAGGGCTTCGGCCCCGTCCCGATGGCCGGGGCGGGGCCGAAGTCTTGCAGCGCACGGCGAGTGCGAAAGTGCGAAGTGCGAGAGTGCGAAAGTGCGGAGTACGAGGTGCGGCGTGCAGCCGGGGAACCGCGCCGGGGCGGCGGGGTTAATCCTCGGCTAATCCGCGCGGGCTTCCCGAGCGCGCGGCTTCGACGGCAGTATTGATGGGGCGCTCCAGCCCCCGATGTACCCTCACCCGCAGCGTGCCATGCCAGATCCAGTTCGTGCCAAGCTCAAGCTGATCGGCTTCACGGCCGTGGCGTTCACCGGCGGGATCCTGCTGGCCTCGGGGCTCGACCTCACGGCCGGGAGCCACGCCACCACGGTGCTGCAGACGGCGCCCACCCGGCAGGACATCAAGCCGGTGGCCGACCTCAGCCAGGCCTTCATCTCCATCGCCGAGTCGGTGACGCCGGCGGTGGTGGCGATCGAGACCGAGCGCAACGCCGGCGCCCAGGGGCGCGACCGGGAGCAGGTTCCCGAGGACCTCCGGCGGATGTTCCCGTTCCGCTTCCCCGACCAGGACGTGCCGCAGGAGGCGCGCGGCTCGGGGTTCCTCATCAGCGAGGACGGCTACATCATCACCAACAACCACGTGGTGCAGGAGGCCGACCGGATCAACGTGGTCTTCCAGGACAACCGGCACCTGCAGGCGCGCCTGGTGGGGCGCGACCCCAACACCGACATCGCGGTGATCAAGGTGGAGGGGCGCTTCCCCATGGTGCGCATGGCCCGCTCCGAGGAGGCGCGCATCGGCGAGTGGGTGCTGGCCATCGGCAACCCGCTGGACCTGGGGATCACCGTGACCTCGGGGATCATCAGCGCCAAGGGGCGGGGGCTCGACATCATCCGGCAGTCGTCGGGGAGCAACTGGGCGATCGAGGACTTCATCCAGACCGACGCGCCGATCAACCCCGGCAACTCGGGCGGCCCGCTGGTGAACCTGCGCGGCGAGGTGGTGGGGGTGAACACGGCCATCGCCTCGCGCACCGGCTTCTACTCGGGGTACGGGTTCGCCGTCCCCATCGACCTGGCGCGGCGCATCGCCGACGACCTGATCCGCTACGGCAAGGTGCGCCGGCCCGCGCTGGGGGTGCACGTGACGCAGGTGTCGCCCGAGGACGCCGAGGTCTACAAGCTGGAGCGCATCGAGGGCGTGGTGGCGCAGGACTTCCCCGAGGGGAGCGCCGCCCGCCGCGCCGGCCTGGAGCCGGGCGACGTGATCGTGTCGGTCGACGGCAAGCCGGTGGAGCGCGTGGGCCAGTTCCAGCGCATCATCGCCTCGTACCGCCCGGGCGACGAGGTCACCCTGGACCTGATCCGCTACGGCAACCGCCGCCGCGTGAAGGTCACGCTGTCGGAGGCGCCCACCGAGCCAGTGGCCACGCGCGTGGCCGGCGGCCCCGAGCGCGGCACTCCCGAGAGCGAGTCGGGCTCCCGGCTGGGGGTGGCGGTGTCGCCGCTCACGACGGAGCTGGCCCGGCAGCTCGGCTACGACCAGACCGGCGGCATCGTCATCACCGACGTGCAGCCGTACGGCCCGGTGGGCCGCCTGGGCGTGGGCGAGGGGACGCGCATCCTGGCGGTGGACGGCCGGCCGGTGCCGGACGTGGCCTCCTTCCGCCGCGCCGTGGCGGGGAAGGGGCCGGGCGACATCGTCTCGCTCCAGCTGCAGTTCCGCAACGGCTCGCGGACGATCCTGAACGTGCGGCTGCCGTCGTGACCGCGAAGTGCCGAGTGCGAAGTGCTGAGCAGGTGAGGAGCTGGAGGTAGGATCGATGTCTGCCTGACGAGGAACGGCCGCCCGATGCGTGGGCGGCCGTTCGCGTTGTCGAATCACGCAGAGCAGCAGAGGAGAGCGCTGTTCTCTGCTGACTCTGCTGCTCTGCGTGAGACATTCGGTTTCAACCTCGATCCAGCACGACGTCCGGCGATGCGGCGCGGCTCACGCGGCCCGCGACGGCTCGTGGCCGCGGCGGTGGAAGGCGGGGCCGCGCCAGCCGCAGGCGGTGCAGGTGCGGTAGCTGGAGCGGCCGAGGGTGAGCAGGCGCAGCGGCCGGAACCACGGGGGCGGGCGCCGGCGGACGGTGCGCCGGCGGCAGCGCGGGCAGTCCTTCCCGAACGCGGGGCCCGAGAGGTCGAGCTCCGGCTTCCAGCGGCGCGAGCGCCAGTACGGCAGCAGCCACTCGCAGCGGGGACAGCGCAGCGTGGTGAAGCGCACGGTGTGCGCGCACTTCCGGCAGAGCAGCATGCGAGTCGTCGTCGAGAGGCGGACGGCCTCCCGCGTCCGGCGAGGGAGCGGGGGCCGCCCGGTGCATGCGCACGAAAAAGGCCGCTCCCGACAGGAAGCGGCCTTCGATCTTTCGGGATGCAGTAGCAGGGGGGGGACTCGAACCCCCGACCCCGGCATTATGAGTGCCGTGCTCTAACCAGCTGAGCTACCCTGCCTCGGGCCGACGAAAGAGGCCGGTCCGCCGGGGACCGGCCCCTTTCGGGATAGCGGGGGCGGGATTCGAACCCGCGACCTTCGGGTTATGAGCCCGACGAGCTACCAGGCTGCTCCACCCCGCGTCGTAGGCCATAAATGTAAGCGCCAGGCCCGCGTGTGTCAAGGCTGGGCCGGGGCGTTCTTCCCCGCCCCGCCCGAGTCGACGGGGACGAAGCGGTACAGCGTCTCGCCCTCGCGGATCATCCCGAAGCGCTCGCGGGCCACCCGCTCGACGGCGGCCGGGTCGCGCTCCAGCCTCCCCGCCTCGGCGCGAAGCGAGTCCACCTCGGCCCTGGTGCGCGCCAGCCGCTCCTCGGCCGCGCGGCGGTCGCGCTTCAGCCGCAGCAGGTCGAAGAGCGAGTACTCGCCGCCCCAGACGGCGTAGTACGCCGCCAGGGCCAGCACGGCGCCCGCCAGCAGGCGCCGCACCCGGGCGGGGCTCAGCCCCACAGGCCGCGGCCCGGGTAGCGCGCGGCCGCGCCCAGCTGCTCCTCGATGCGCAGGAGCTGGTTGTACTTGGCCACGCGGTCGGTGCGGCTGGCGCTGCCGGTCTTGATCTGCCCCACCCCGGTGGCCACGGCCAGGTCGGCGATGAAGGTGTCCTCGGTCTCGCCCGAGCGGTGGCTCATCACGGCGCGGAAGCCCGCGGCGCGCGCCATCTCGATCGCCTCCAGCGTCTCGGTGAGGGTGCCGATCTGGTTGACCTTGACCAGGATGGCGTTGCCCACCCGCTCGCGGATGCCGCGCGCCAGTCTCTGTGTGTTCGTGACGAACAGGTCGTCGCCCACCAGCTGCAGCCGGTCGCCGAGCGCGGTGGTGAGCAGCTTCCAGCCGTCCCAGTCGTCTTCGGCCAGGCCGTCCTCGATGGAGCGGATCGGGTAGCGGGCGCTCCAGTCGCGGTAGAACTCCACCATCTCGGCGGCGGTGCGGCGCTCGCCGGTGGACTTGTGGAAGACGTAGCCGCCGTCGCGGTACAGCTCCGAGGCCGCCACGTCGAGCGCGAGGACGACCTGCTCGCCGGGGGTGTAGCCGGCGCGCTCGACGGCCTGGAGGATCACGGCCAGCGCCTCCTCGTTGCTGGCCAGGTCCGGCGCGAAGCCGCCCTCGTCGCCCACGCCGGTGCCCTTCTTCTGCTCGGAGAGCACCTTCTTGAGCGTGTGGAAGATCTCGGCGCCGATCCGGAGCGCCTCGGAGAAGCTCTCCGCGCCCACGGGCATCACCATGAACTCCTGGAAGTCGACGGTGTTGGCGGCGTGCGCCCCGCCGTTCAGGATGTTGAGCATGGGGACGGGGAGCACGTTGGCCAGCGGCCCGCCCAGGTAGCGGTAGAGGGGGAGCCCGCAGTCGGCGGCGGCGGCGCGCGCGGCGGCCAGCGAGACGGCCAGGATGGCGTTGGCGCCCAGGCGGGCCTTGTTGGGGGTGCCGTCGAGCGCGATCATCGCCCGGTCGAGGCCCGCCTGGTCGTAGGCGTCGCGGCCGTGGAGCGCCTCGGCGAGCTCGCGGTTGGCGTTCTCGACGGCGCGGCGCACGCCCTTGCCCAGGTAGCGCCCCGCGTCGCCATCGCGCAGCTCCACGGCCTCGTGCTCGCCGGTGGAGGCGCCGCTGGGGACGGCCGCGCGCCCGAAGGCGCCGCTGGAGAGCACGACGTCGGCCTCGACGGTGGGGTTGCCGCGCGAATCGAGGATCTCGCGGGCGTGGATGCGCTGGATGGTCGCCATGTATCCGGGAACAGGTTCGGACTCGTCGTGGGAAGGGGAAACGCGCGCGGAACGTACCTTTCGGGGTGCGGGAAGTCAACAGAATCGCGGGTGGACTGTTCCGCTCGGCACGAGGTCCGGCAAAAGATTTTTCTCACGCAGAGGAAGCAGAGGTAGCAGAGAAACACCATGCGGATGATGAGTTCTCTGCTACCTCTGCTGACTCTGCGTGAGGCCTGTTGTTTTCAGGATTCGGAATCGATGCCTGTGGGACCGGCCCCCGCGCAGGCGTGGGACGGCGCAAACCTCCGCGCCGTTGCTTGTAAACGGTTCCGCGTCTCGCTATCTTCTTCGTCCTACTGCCATTCCGGCCCGCCGAGCCCGTTCCCCCGACGCGCGGCCCCACCCCACCCGACCCGCATGGCGAACCCGGCGAAACTGAGGGAGCAGGCCCGCGCCTACGAGCTGCGCGACCAGTGGCACGCGGCCATCGGCACCTACCACGAGCTGCTGGAGGCGTCCGAGGGCGGCGACGTCGACATCGGCATCTGGAACCGCATCGGCGACCTGCACCTGCGGCTGAACGAGACCGAGCTCGCCATCCAGGCGTACGAGTCGGCCGTCTCCGCGTACGTGGAGGTGGGGCTCTACAACAACGCCATCGCGCTCTGCCGCAAGGTGCTGCGCCTGGTGCCGGGGCGGGCGCAGACCTACCTGCGCCTGGGGCAGATCAGCGCCGCCAAGGGGTTCTTCGCCGACGCGCGGCAGAACTTCCTGGAGTACGCCGACCGCATGCGCAAAGCGGGGAAGGTGGACGCCGCCTTCGACGCGCTGAAGGAGTTCGCCGACCTCTCCCCCGACCCGGCGGACGTGCGCCGCCTGCTGGCCGACCAGT
This genomic stretch from Longimicrobium sp. harbors:
- a CDS encoding trypsin-like peptidase domain-containing protein, which translates into the protein MPDPVRAKLKLIGFTAVAFTGGILLASGLDLTAGSHATTVLQTAPTRQDIKPVADLSQAFISIAESVTPAVVAIETERNAGAQGRDREQVPEDLRRMFPFRFPDQDVPQEARGSGFLISEDGYIITNNHVVQEADRINVVFQDNRHLQARLVGRDPNTDIAVIKVEGRFPMVRMARSEEARIGEWVLAIGNPLDLGITVTSGIISAKGRGLDIIRQSSGSNWAIEDFIQTDAPINPGNSGGPLVNLRGEVVGVNTAIASRTGFYSGYGFAVPIDLARRIADDLIRYGKVRRPALGVHVTQVSPEDAEVYKLERIEGVVAQDFPEGSAARRAGLEPGDVIVSVDGKPVERVGQFQRIIASYRPGDEVTLDLIRYGNRRRVKVTLSEAPTEPVATRVAGGPERGTPESESGSRLGVAVSPLTTELARQLGYDQTGGIVITDVQPYGPVGRLGVGEGTRILAVDGRPVPDVASFRRAVAGKGPGDIVSLQLQFRNGSRTILNVRLPS
- the eno gene encoding phosphopyruvate hydratase translates to MATIQRIHAREILDSRGNPTVEADVVLSSGAFGRAAVPSGASTGEHEAVELRDGDAGRYLGKGVRRAVENANRELAEALHGRDAYDQAGLDRAMIALDGTPNKARLGANAILAVSLAAARAAAADCGLPLYRYLGGPLANVLPVPMLNILNGGAHAANTVDFQEFMVMPVGAESFSEALRIGAEIFHTLKKVLSEQKKGTGVGDEGGFAPDLASNEEALAVILQAVERAGYTPGEQVVLALDVAASELYRDGGYVFHKSTGERRTAAEMVEFYRDWSARYPIRSIEDGLAEDDWDGWKLLTTALGDRLQLVGDDLFVTNTQRLARGIRERVGNAILVKVNQIGTLTETLEAIEMARAAGFRAVMSHRSGETEDTFIADLAVATGVGQIKTGSASRTDRVAKYNQLLRIEEQLGAAARYPGRGLWG
- a CDS encoding septum formation initiator family protein; its protein translation is MGLSPARVRRLLAGAVLALAAYYAVWGGEYSLFDLLRLKRDRRAAEERLARTRAEVDSLRAEAGRLERDPAAVERVARERFGMIREGETLYRFVPVDSGGAGKNAPAQP